One window from the genome of Crassostrea angulata isolate pt1a10 chromosome 2, ASM2561291v2, whole genome shotgun sequence encodes:
- the LOC128170835 gene encoding uncharacterized protein LOC128170835: MSKHIKIVNPDIESSSSNLTIIFDWEKCILCQESTSEALQCPANIRRSDIEVGAGYRSLETVLLRCQSINWFPTTIRLDQLNDANGIASKLQLMKAKWHKTCRNKYTDMKLKRHEHSKRKVESDISETSRKITRQSPGCSTSTMTQDCFFCGGTSGELHKVSTFSIDSNIRKYALQVQDTVLLAKLSAGDMISQEAMYHKNCYLNLFNKARPQKIVDENGENQIHGIVLAELVSYVEDSRMNKGVAAVFRLADLMAMYSNRLEQFGLDMNKRPNSTHVKDRILAAIPDLQAHKQGRDVLLMFNEDVGNAIRQAITNHYDDDALILAKAAKIVRKEMMQTKYSFKGFFETDCQKNSVPQSLKTLVGMILGGPSIEMQSSNFIEAQCTLTIAQLIQFNSSVRRRKDSAIYSSHATDREPPLPTYLGLLIHAETRKRGLVEKLYDLGLSISYDRIMQLSASLGNSICESFNIENVVCPAKLRKNLFTTAAIDNIDHNPSSTTAQGSLHGTAISVFQHPENEGDGIERLIPPIEASFARHEKLKPLPEFYTVVPPVVLPRERSESSPIRGSLLVTDDIHVTVPNALNEEYRWLEHVHENIAADNSECMEYSWSAFHAKRLQDNPETVIDISSLLPLFQEEAKSVAMIRHALDIIKKIVNFLNPGQTPVITCDQPLFALAKLIQWTWPERFSEKHVVILFGGLHIEIAAFRTIGDWLENSGWTSVLCQADIASSGTADSFLKASHVKRTRHAHEVTACSLYILMKRSYDRYITEQGENDQLVFEEWREQREIESPLFNFWSLTLKFEIAILVFIRSLREGNFQLYKESISLLIPWFFALDHPNYARWLPVHLRDMVMLHDNSPEVEKEFQNGKFVAKKSHNRFSSIALDQAHEQNNKLVKGDGGAIGLTENMAQLQRWMVSGPEVARVINEFESAQEQIKKDQSKGPDIRHHEQVRSQQNTFAKHVNAFCSVVEDMGNPFMEQSEDLLILDTHDIVDKKVAETVRNIEIIGKQQFHQFVKERLESNSKSIYEPIKQNKLLLFSRQQPRTVSKEKQQIVSLKQNCSLFSQLYVSCQVRNGDLVDFFKHENQAYPPSLSQFGDLRHGSKSDLLVQLEKTTESSNEAPSVDALVLDGAALVNMLKPRGSKTFEDYFRDIFKPYIQIQLHSVRRIDIIWDEYFTDSLKSSERTRRGKGIRRRVLSDSNVPGNWESFLRVDENKKELFVYLSKQLVSDQSWDAEKQLVTTIGSSVMCFKTKDTSQIEPCTHEEADTRMMLHVKDAVAEGHECVMIRTVDTDVVVIAISCFKKIEQIKELWIAFGVGKNFRYLSVHNIANALGPQKSHGLLFFHAFTGCDQVSSFGNKGKKRAWDTWTSYRPVMETFDNLSDKSLSPTAVVDHMEEIQRFVVLMYDKASECVTVNGARMDLFARKGRAIDNIPPTEAALLQHTKRACYMASQVWDRCLEPTSTTVDPGTWGWKRNETNMWIPFWTVLPEASASCNELIKCGCKPQIGCRGRCRCIKANLTCTALCKCGGECDRD; this comes from the exons ATGTCCAAACACATTAAAATCGTAAATCCAGACATTGAGTCTTCATCGTCAaatttaacaataatatttgattgggaaaaatgtattttatgccAAGAGAGCACATCTGAAGCTCTGCAATGTCCAGCAAATATAAGGAGATCTGATATTGAAGTTGGTGCTGGATATAGATCTCTGGAAACAGTGCTCCTTCGATGTCAAAGTATAAATTGGTTTCCAACGACAATTAGACTTGACCAATTGAATGATGCAAATGGTATTGCATCCAAGTTACAGTTGATGAAAGCCAAGTGGCACAAAACATGTAGGAACAAATACACAgacatgaaattaaaacgaCATGAACATTCGAAAAGAAAAGTTGAATCAGACATTTCTgaaacatcaagaaagataactcgcCAAAGTCCTGGTTGCTCGACATCGACAATGACTCAAGATTGTTTTTTCTGTGGTGGAACATCAGGAGAGCTTCACAAAGTTTCTACCTTCAGTATAGACAGTAATATCAGGAAATATGCATTGCAAGTGCAGGATACTGTATTGTTGGCGAAACTTAGCGCAGGGGATATGATATCACAAGAAGCTATGTATCACAAAAACTGCTACttaaatctttttaacaaaGCAAGAccacaaaagattgtagatgagAATGGCGAAAATCAAATCCATGGAATAGTTTTGGCTGAACTTGTATCATATGTAGAGGATTCACGAATGAACAAAGGTGTAGCTGCTGTATTTAGGCTGGCAGATCTCATGGCAATGTACAGTAATCGTTTAGAGCAATTTGGTCTCGACATGAATAAAAGACCCAACTCAACACATGTAAAAGACAGAATCCTAGCAGCAATACCAGATTTACAAGCCCACAAACAAGGACGGGATGTTTTACTCATGTTCAATGAAGATGTTGGGAATGCTATTCGACAGGCAATTACAAATCACTATGATGACGATGCTTTAATTCTTGCAAAAGCTGCAAAAATTGTTCGGAAGGAAATGATgcaaacaaagtattccttcaAAGGGTTCTTTGAAACTGATTGTCAAAAGAATTCTGTTCCACAATCTTTAAAAACACTTGTAGGCATGATTTTAGGTGGGCCAAGTATTGAGATGCAGTCCTCAAATTTTATAGAAGCTCAGTGTACTCTAACGATTGCACAATTGATCCAATTTAATTCATCTGTTCGCAGGAGAAAAGATTCTGCAATTTATTCATCACATGCAACTGACCGAGAGCCTCCATTGCCAACATATTTAGGCTTGCTAATACATGCTGAAACAAGAAAAAGAGGGCTTGTTGAAAAGCTGTATGATTTAGGCTTATCCATTTCTTATGACAGAATAATGCAATTATCAGCATCACTGGGAAATTCCATCTGCGAATCtttcaatattgaaaatgtagttTGTCCTGCTAAGcttagaaaaaatctttttacaacTGCTGCAATTGACAATATAGACCACAATCCTAGTTCGACAACTGCACAAGGCTCTTTACACGGCACAGCAATTTCAGTATTCCAACATCCAGAAAATGAGGGGGATGGCATCGAGCGCTTGATCCCACCAATAGAGGCATCTTTTGCTAGACATGAAAAACTAAAGCCACTGCCAGAATTTTACACTGTAGTCCCACCAGTTGTGCTTCCAAGGGAAAGATCAGAGAGTTCTCCAATTAGAGGTTCCCTACTAGTCActgatgatatacatgtaacagttcCGAATGCATTGAATGAGGAATACAG ATGGCTTGAACATGTCCATGAAAATATTGCAGCTGACAATAGTGAATGCATGGAATATTCTTGGTCAGCTTTTCATGCAAAAAGACTACAAGATAATCCAGAGACAGTAATAGACATTAGCTCATTGTTACCTTTATTCCAAGAAGAGGCAAAGTCAGTTGCAATGATTCGACATGCTTTAgatattattaagaaaattgtcAACTTTCTTAACCCAGGACAGACACCTGTCATCACATGTGACCAACCCCTCTTTGCATTAGCAAAGCTGATTCAATGGACCTGGCCAGAAAGATTTTCAGAGAAACATGTTGTCATCCTATTTGGTGGTCTTCACATTGAAATTGCTGCTTTTAGAACGATTGGTGATTGGCTAGAAAACAGTGGCTGGACCAGTGTACTATGTCAAGCCGACATAGCAAGTTCAGGCACCGCTGATTCATTCCTTAAAGCATCCCACGTGAAACGGACAAGACACGCACATGAGGTGACTGCTTGTTCTTTATACATTTTGATGAAGCGTTCTTACGACAGATATATAACAGAACAGGGTGAAAATGATCAGCTTGTATTTGAAGAATGGCGAGAACAAAGAGAAATTGAAAGTCCCCTTTTCAACTTCTGGTCTTTAACACTGAAGTTTGAAATTGCAATATTAGTTTTCATCAGATCACTGAGAGAGGGTAATTTTCAACTGTATAAAGAATCAATTTCACTTCTTATCCCTTGGTTCTTTGCGCTCGATCATCCGAACTATGCGAGATGGTTACCTGTTCACTTACGTGACATGGTTATGCTACATGATAATTCACCAGAAGTGGAAAAAGAGTTTCAAAATGGTAAATTTGTTGCTAAGAAATCTCATAATAGATTTTCATCAATAGCATTAGATCAGGCACATGAGCAGAACAATAAGTTAGTGAAAGGAGATGGTGGAGCAATTGGCCTTACAGAAAATATGGCTCAGCTTCAAAGGTGGATGGTATCGGGTCCAGAAGTAGCCAGAGTAATAAATGAATTCGAATCTGCTCAAgaacaaataaagaaagatCAAAGCAAAGGACCAGATATACGACACCACGAACAGGTCAGGAGTCAGCAAAACACATTCGCAAAGCATGTAAACGCTTTCTGTTCAGTTGTAGAAGATATGGGAAATCCTTTTATGGAACAAAGCGAGGATTTACTTATATTGGATACACATGATATTGTTGACAAAAAGGTAGCTGAAACAGTTAGAAACATAGAGATTATTGGAAAACAGCAATTCCACCAGTTTGTAAAAGAACGTTTAGAGAGTAACTCAAAATCTATTTACGAaccaattaaacaaaacaagctCCTTTTATTTAGCCGTCAACAACCAAGAACAGTATCCAAGGAGAAACAGCAAATAGTATCATTGAAACAGAACTGTTCTCTTTTTTCACAGTTATATGTTTCGTGTCAAGTTCGAAATGGCGATCTTGTAgattttttcaaacatgaaaACCAAGCTTATCCTCCATCCCTTTCACAATTTGGTGATTTACGCCATGGATCGAAATCTGATCTTCTTGTTCAATTGGAGAAAACTACCGAATCAAGCAATGAGGCACCTTCAGTTGATGCTTTAGTTTTAGATGGGGCTGCCCTTGTTAATATGCTTAAACCAAGGGGGAGTAAAACGTTTGAAGATTACTTCAGAGATATTTTTAAACCATATATTCAGATTCAGCTGCACTCTGTCAGGAGAATTGATATCATCTGGGATGAATATTTTACAGACAGCTTAAAATCATCGGAAAGAACCAGAAGAGGCAAGGGGATAAGAAGGAGGGTTTTATCAGACTCTAACGTTCCGGGAAATTGGGAAAGTTTCTTAAGAGTAGACGAGAACAAGAAGGAATTGTTTGTTTACCTATCAAAACAACTGGTATCAGACCAAAGTTGGGATGCTGAGAAACAGCTCGTTACTACTATAGGCAGCTCTGTCATGTGCTTTAAGACAAAGGACACCAGTCAAATAGAACCTTGCACACATGAAGAGGCAGATACACGAATGATGCTTCATGTTAAGGATGCAGTTGCAGAAGGGCACGAGTGTGTCATGATTCGGACGGTTGATACCGATGTTGTGGTTATAGCCATATCttgttttaagaaaattgaaCAGATAAAAGAATTGTGGATTGCCTTCGGAGTTGGAAAAAATTTTAGGTACCTGTCAGTCCACAATATTGCCAATGCTCTTGGACCCCAGAAGTCACATGGCCTTTTATTTTTCCATGCATTCACGGGCTGTGATCAGGTATCATCATTTGGAAACAAGGGTAAAAAAAGAGCATGGGATACATGGACAAGCTATAGACCAGTAATGGAAACCTTTGACAATTTAAGCGATAAGAGTCTGTCGCCAACAGCCGTTGTGGATCACATGGAAGAAATACAACGTTTTGTTGTGCTCATGTACGATAAAGCAAGTGAGTGTGTAACAGTCAATGGCGCAAGAATGGACCTATTTGCTAGAAAAGGAAGGGCAATTGATAATATTCCTCCTACAGAAGCAGCACTGCTTCAACACACAAAGCGAGCCTGTTATATGGCTAGCCAGGTCTGGGACAGATGTCTTGAACCTACCTCTACAACAGTAGATCCAGGAACATGGGGCTGGAAAAGGAATGAAACAAATATGTGGATTCCATTTTGGACAGTACTACCTGAAGCATCAGCATCATGCAATGAGCTAATTAAATGTGGATGCAAGCCTCAGATTGGATGTAGAGGGAGATGCCGATGTATTAAAGCTAATTTGACCTGCACTGCTCTTTGTAAATGTGGCGGAGAATGTGACAGAGACTAA